A segment of the Nasonia vitripennis strain AsymCx chromosome 2, Nvit_psr_1.1, whole genome shotgun sequence genome:
ttatttgcgcTCTATACTGCGCATTTTTGCTAAAAACTCGTCGCGTTTTCCAATTTATACAGTTTAATTAACTCGGTTTCCCCTCAAAGCGCAATAATTTCTTTCACCGGACGAGTGATCATTGTGCTGGTAAATTTAAAACGCGCAAAAAGGTCCGCTGGCTTACGCGTATTCGCGAAACACGGCGAACTGGTTCGTCGGCTAATACACGCGAATTATCGGTATATTTCGCGCTGCGCCTCTAGAAATAGCAATTCCCGCAGTGCCCCTTTTTTGCATCGACGACGCGGAGCGCAGCAACGTGACATTGCAAAACGTTGCTGCTCTATTCTAAATTACTTATATAGGCTATATCGCATGCAGCGCGTCGAGtttacgtgtgtgcgtgtgtgtgtgtgtgtgtgcacaaGATGCGAATAAAAAGATTGCGCGGGGGagatctctctcgcgcgattaTTCGAATGGGCGCGTGCAACGACGACGGCAATAATAATACGTTTGTAACAATGCATTCGTTCCATTTATTGTCCTGATGAGAACGTATGCGCTTTTGTATGCCAAGGGTCGTATATTTTAAATGTCAAGACCGTTAGAAAGAAATGTGACTAAACACGCCGCGCGCATAGTGTACGAGTGTGCCGCGAGAgcgtaatttattttaaagcaCGTGGAAAATGTCAGAAACGCCAAGCGAAATGAAAAtgctatttttaaaagcaataTGGGACGCGCAGcgcgatttttattttgtaataaaactgTATTCGTTGCCGGAAAAAATCCAGAACGTTCGATTCTCTCTCAGAATAATCATCACACAATATAACCTCGTCGGAATCTTTGAACGATCTCAAAGCAATATATAGTCCATGAGTGCAGCCGATCGTATAGTGAAATAGTCGGTACATCTATATAAATCGTAtattagctctctctctctctctctctctctctctctctctctctctctctctctctctctctctctctctctcaagtaCGCCTAACAGTATATATTATACCGCACGCGCGTCTATGACGCATAGAAAACCGAGCGTCATCTCTGCGTATCTCCTCGAAAGGCCTTTGTGCGCGAGTACATGCGCCACTCTGGAACGCACAAAAGAGTACAGCCGACGTATGTAGCGCGCGAGAGATCTTCCGCGGCGCCGAAAACGGAGCTCCGGTTGTTTCTACGTTGTATACGACACTATAATAGTATAATATAGCCTAAATGCACTTCCTGACTTTATACCTGCGTATTTCTTTCGCTGCGCGCAGGTGTAGCCgagatttctctctctcgtttgtacgtacgtatattattatggaGCAGATATCTGGGTTTTGGTAGCGGTATATCTGAGTTTATTGGTTCTATTAATTCGATAAATTCGACAATGCTTTTTGATCAAAATCGTCCATTGGCAAAAGCAACTGCAGCTTTGTGACGAGTATATAAAATTCGAGTTCGGATAATCGAGCAAAACAGCGCAATAcactgcaataaaaaaaaaaaacagtgaGCGCGCGCAATCTTGCCCGAAACGACGTAAATATTATCGGACAAACACTCGAGCTACCGTCAAAATCTTAAATTCGGATATCCCCAACCTTAACTGCGCTTCTATACCAAAACATTAAAAACACGGGCGTTTACAAACAAGAGCGCGTATTCATTTATAAGAAAATGACGCAAAAGTTCGCCGATATCGCGCCGCTGTGCATATATACGTGCGGTGTatataaaaatcgttttttagCTCTAAAAATGCTTAACCGATAACGCACAAAACGCCTTCGttcagttctctctctctctctctctctctctctctctctctctctctctctctctctcttcaaacgacgatttatttttttttcttccacaTTATCGCTCCCGATAAACGGCTACCTTTctccttcttcctcctcctacTCGTCAGCAAACACGATTATCTATCCCCGCATCGTGTATACATACCCACGCGATACGTATAAACACAAATAAACGCACGTGTGCATCTCCGCGCGACGCACAAGCCTGCGCGCGGCTGCACCGGAAAGTTTCACTGCAGCCGCTCCTCGGATCAGCCGACGATTTTGTCACTTTGCTATCGCGCACAGTTGCAATAGCCTCTTGTGTTATTATTCGCGCGCAGAGATCGGCGCCTCGGCTTATTGGTAcatatattttctttaaaatattaagtatATCATATCGCACACTCTCGCGGTGCGCGGGAGAGTTCGTTTAGCGCGCGACCTTGTCGTATTGACTTTGTACGCGCACGTGTTTTAttgcgcgcgacgacgagtcgCGTCGCTCGTTACGTTCGCGGAtgttgtgtgtgtatacgatgAAATCGTGAATGAAGATTCTTCCGTGGCGCGAAGGCTCTCTtggttctctttttttttatggaGGGAAATAAAAGTGCCTGGGCTGATTGAGGGGCGGAGAATAGTGCACTTTGCGACCTTAATCATAGTCGTAAAGCTGGGAATTAAGGGggtcgttgtttttttttcgttgttgTATTGGGCTGCGGCGAATTTTTTAGAGTTGTTTCATCGAGGACTGAGAATTCATTATCTATCTTTTGAAACGTATCGCTAAAGTACGGATAAAAGTGACTTtatctaaaatgaaaaatcggaAAAACGACGTCCATTCAGTCTTGCTTCAGCGGACGACAAAGCTGCTTTCATATCTCTCCTCTTCCTCCGCTTATGAGAGAAGATCCAAGCGCagaagattaaaatgactcgaTAACAAACGTTAAACGCGATGGATTTATGAGAGGAATTGAGCGCCTTAAGTCTTGCTAAGCGCTGCGACCTCACTCGCACTTTACGCTCGCGATGATCGTCGACCTGCTGTATAGGTGTATCGAAATAAGAGAACaaattcctctctctctctctctctctctcgaatcgATACTGCACATCAGAGCAGAGTATAATTCTCTTCGTCGACACGAATGTACGAATCCTTTGACGAAGTTATTTAAACCTGCCGGCATTCGGTTCTCCTGCTCGTTATTCTTAGAAGCTGCAACTCGAATTTCAAAGGCGACGGTTCGTCGAGGTGTTTTGCATGTGAGAGCATAAGATTCTCTTTGGTTCTCAGTCGAAATGAACTTTCCCTTCAGAAGCGAAACAATCGGGCAAAACTTGCGGAAGATTAAATGTAAGTGTGCCAAGGAGAGCATACAGAGGGAGACGGGCTTTGAATTACAAAATTCTTCCGCAGGTGGCGTAAAAAATCGCCAATTTTTCATTCCTCGCATACAAGCGTCGTTCATTTTCCATATTCCGCTCTCTATTGTCAAAGCTGTACGCAGTAGCGGCGAAACTTTCGCATACAAACTCTCTACTACGGCTTCGCCCCTAAAGCAGGTTACGCGTCTCCTAACTGCTATAACCCTCTCTgtacagctctctctctctctctctctctctctctctctcagtgtgggacgacgtcgtcgtcgtcgcgatgATCGTCGGGCGAAAATTTCAAGCGTCGGTTAATTTCGTTCGTCCTCTCTCCCGGCGGCCTGCAGCCAGTTTACGCTCCGCGGGACATTTCtcacgccccccccccccgcatTTGCATAATGAtgatttgaataatttgaCGCGCCTGTGTACCGTGTATACTAAGGAGTTGCAGATGCTATGTGCTGCTGGTTGGAAATTGAGAAAAAAGTTGAGAGAGACGAGGAGGGAAGAAAAGCGCGCAACACGTGTCGGGCGGGAATTGACGCGATTAATTATTCTTTGGGCgtatttttattaacctatTTCGGCGAAAACTGCGTAAAAGATTCGGAGTAACCCAATTTCCGTGCGGCATCGAAATCCAATTTCCAAATTGATGCGAAAGGTCCTATCGATTTCCCGCCAATCAAATTCGAGCTTCAACTCCAGTTTTACATTCATGGATTAAACGCGTGTAATATTCGTTTACGCGTGAAGCGTTCTCGGAAAATCATCGACCTATCCCTCTTCGCTAGCCGAAACTCCAAAGAAATAAGCTTTCCTTCTCTCGAGACAAAACAAAATCTTGGCGTCAGTAGATCGAGTCTCGCGTTGTGCACGTCAGAAGTTCCTCCGTCCGTCTTCCCGAGACAAAGTTCCGATGCAACACGACATAGTGGATCTCGTTACAACCAGCTCGAGTTCTGTATCACAGCACAGCGCTGCTGtgcgtcgctctctctctctctctctctctctctctctctctctctctctctctctctctctctctctctctatctatctctatACCTCGTCAGCAAGCAATTGGGCCAGCCGCAACGTGAGCGAGGAAGAATATATATCTGCAGCGCGGCGGTAATTCGCCGTCCGAGCGTGCACGTGCccttaatataaaaattatctcTTTCTGTGTCAGTGAACGCGTTTATTGGCCGAGTGCAGCGCAGCTGACGTGCCGTGATTTCCTTGATTCTCAATTTACGGTTAATTGAATCACGCGCGCCGCCGACAGCCTTTTCTTTCGGCCTcacgctgctactgctgccgctgcgtTGATGATGACTCCCCCCTTTTCCCTCTCGATCATCGGTCTCGGGACCGCCGGCGGATTTTAATTAGCCGGCGCTAATCTCTCCGTCTGCCTGTACACACATCTAACCCAGATCGATCCCTCCGCCCCagccaacacacacacacaaagtcACTCATGCGCCTGTGTCTTTCTGCTTTGTGAAAAACAGGTGTCCCCGAAGCGGCGCTGTCTGAACCAGCTCAACAGCTGATCGGAGCAGCTCCTGCGCTGAGCAGCCGCGGCGgctggtggtgctgctgctatACAGTGGGACAAGCCGTCGGCCATAGCCGAGTAACCACGGATCGCGAGGCGACAATCGCGGCCGGGAGCTGGAGAAGGAGGAGGTCGAGGAAGGGAGCCTGCAGCCTCGGGAGCGCTGAAGCCGTGGACGAGCTGGTTCCTCGGGTGCGCATCAGGCGGTCGCTGCGCGGAGGCCAGCAGCCGCGCCGTCATCATGGTCAAGACTTTTCAGGCTTACCTGCCCTCCTGCCATCGCACCTACTCGTGCATTCACTGCCGCGCTCACCTCGCCAATCACGACGAGCTCATCTCTAAGGTGAGTCGATGCTGCTTTttatcgtttaaaatttttaaaactacaACGGATACGCATTACGCAATGCACGAGTTGCCTGCTGTCTACGACGTCACGGCGCGCCTTGAAAATTATCGCGCGTAATTCGCTCCTCGAGCTCGCGAAAATTTTATCAACgacctcctcctccttttcTTCGCGTTAATGCGAAACTGCTCGCGTATAAGGAAATCTCCGCTCGGAAAGATCCCTCAgggttttattaaaatttaaggTCCGCGCATCGCCGCGCTATATAACACATCCTCCTGAGTTATATATCCTTTTTTACGCGAGTTACGAActccgcttcttttttccccgCTGTCCCTTTTATTTTTGCACTATGTACGTTTTTTTATTCCTCTCCCCGTGCAGAGCCGTTATACATCACACACGCGACCTCAAAGTCGTTCTCGAAACTACTCGCTCAagtttcataaattttaaatacaagCCGGCGTAAATCACGCTTCCGCGTATAAACGTTTCCGCGTTTTGATTAGCGGCAATACGATCACGAAACGAACTTAACCActgcgctatatatatatatatatatatatatatatatatatagctgagcGACGAGTGAAAAGTTCCAGCCGGGTATGCGAATTCGAGCAGTAGTAACGGCTGTAATCCGTCAGACGAGCTGCTCGCGCGCATTATCATATTATTTCGTAAGCTCTCTGACCGCGTTTCCCCGTTccgtttttttctccctctttctccaCTCCCACACATTATGTCGCCCTGGTTTAACCGGGTCGGATTTTTCTCTTAATTCGCGTCCGTTTCTGTGTCGTGATTATGGTATGCGGTATACTGCGGACGTTGCAGCAGAATATCGGAAATCcgactttttttatatacgaGTCCGGTATTAAATAAATCCGGAGGAAGCGGTGTCACGTGACGTGGAACAATGTCGAAGCTAATAAGATTTGATCGTTTATTATAAGTCATGTTCCATGCTCATGAACATTCTTGTGCTTTCAGTCCTTCCAAGGAAGTCAAGGTCGTGCCTATTTGTTCAACTCTGTGTAAGTAGAGCGTCACTTTTTCTCCCATTGAAATGTGTGCTGCGGACTTCATTGTTCGTTATTGGAAAAGCAAATCTCAATAACTGCGTTCACCTACTcttttacattattatacaaCTGACAGGTGCTATACTTTAGCTCTCTGACAAAAATTGACCGCCCGCACATATTAACAGCCGATACGCCTGCAGCACCCGACATCACTAGTAGCATATCATATACATCCTATATATAGATCAAGACTCGAGTATCACAAGGCCGGCTCCACTTTTCTGTCCCCAGAGTGAACGTGGGCTGCGGTCCCGCAGAGGAGCGAGTCCTGCTCACCGGACTGCACGCGGTCGCCGACATCTACTGCGAGTGCTGCAAGACCACCCTTGGCTGGAAATACGTAAGCGCACAGCTTGTATATTAATTAGATTCGACAAATTAATCGCGGCACGCGTATTCGTCAGCTTTCTGATCGATATAGCGTATATTCGGTCGGCGTGCAGATACGGAGGAAACTTGTTCTTCGGATATCGGTACGCGGAGGGGCGTGTCTAGAGGGTAACGAACTCGGCGATTTGTTTGTCAGAAATCGACGAAATTACTCCGGGAATAACATGCCGAGGGCGACTACTGtgcatttatatatatgtatgtatagagCCGGCTGCTCGAACGTCGATTTATATTGTTTCGACAGTTTGGATTTATGGCGGTGCGGCTGTATATCCGATCGAAGGTCCATCGTTACCGAAACGTATTTATTGGATCTGCTTCACTGCTAAACTCGTCGCGTTCCTCGAATCTTCCGGTTACTCGTATATATTATGCGTAAGCTTCTTACAATATACCTACAAGACTGACTAACGCTTAATCTTTCAGGAGCACGCGTTCGAGTCGAGTCAGAAGTACAAAGAGGGCAAGTTCATAATCGAGCTGGCGCACATGATCAAGGAGAATGGATGGGAGTAGCATCATCAGCGACGACGAGACGAGCAGCATAGCTCGCGTCGTCCTTATCAGCCGCTGCCGCAGCAGCGGATCCGGAAAGCGAGGAACGCCGCGTTTTCCTCGGGGACGGCAACGTCCACCCGACGACGGATCGGCTAAGCAGGCTGCAGCAGTCGCGGCTCGTGGCAGCATCAGGAGGAAGCGCAGCAGCCGCAGGAagaagcgacgacgacgactagaCCCCCTCTCTGTCGAGCCACCAACGAAAGTCTGTGATTTCATTTGTGATTTATAATCTTAGtaaaaggagaagaaaaaataaacgttCTTGTGTTTCGGACCATtctctatataatatacacaaaACGGAAGGACAACGCGGAAGAAGAATCGACGACGATTTGGATTTCGATGACTCGCGATATAACGAtgagttatttattattaaagccGAACGACTCAATCGTAGAAACTTGTATACACAAGacccacatacacacacattcgCGCGCACACGAATAGGTACGTGCATTCGAGCCGACCGCAGGAAGATATCGAGACGAAGGAGAGGATAGTGTATCGAGGCCGAGATGACGACCGCGAGCCAAGTGGGAAGAAGCTTGACGACAAAGACGGCCGCGAGGAGCAGGGCCAAGTCGTCGCGGGCGCTGGGGTGCCCCAACCCGATCTTGACCCTTTGATCCGCGGGTGTAGAACGTCGGTCTTCCGTTTGCACTCGTTGCATAATGGACCGACCTACTGTGCGGGATCAGAGCGTCGAGGGCGAAACCGCGCGCGGGGCACCCCTGGCTGACGACACATTTACACACGAAcacatttacacacacacacgtacgcaaGAACTGCTGCACAAACATGCCCACACAAACCCTGTACGTCGATACGCGACGAACCGAAGCGACAAAATTAACGAGCAAATTACTGCTaacaaatcaatttttacataCGCGATGTGCGTTCGTATAGGGGGGAGGGGAGAGACAGCGACGTGGTGTACTCACGATTTATCGAGAGAGGAGGCTGAGAGAGGAAGATGAACACTATATGATAACGAGCTGTAGTTGATAATGAGTGTATCGACGAACTCGGGGAATCGAAGCCTTTCTCTTCGGGCTACGTGAACTAGGGGCTCATTCTTTTGTATCGTATTCTATCCTCTATTGTATCGGTTGGGGCTCTAGGGGTCCTTTGAGTGTTTTTGTATATGCGGGTGGACTCTTTTGTTTCTTAAGTATACGGGCTTCGCGGGAGCTCTGGACTATACTGTGTTGTATGCGATGATTTTCGAATTGTTCATAATTTGTACTTGCGCTGTTTTTTAATGCCTGATAAGGGCAAACTTGCGTTACTTCGTAAAAGTTATTGTAACGCAAGAAAGGCGGTGAGTGCAAATTTAAGTTCGGATGCATATGTTTTTTTGGAAAACTATGTCGAATCGACGTGAGTTTTTGAATAGATCGAACGTTTTTTAAGCTAATTTTCATATGGAAATTTTTGTAACGATTGATTAAGCATTTAAGTATTCTTTCGCTGTAAAACTAAGTTAAGCATACCTTGTTCTTAACGTATAAATAAGCGTCGTGTAAGTCTTCACTTTCACGTTTTTTATATGTAATCGTGCTTCTTGAATTAGCTACCGTTACTTTTTAGATTGCGCACTGCATATAATAGATAGTAGCTATCTGAAATTGAGTGTTATcgaaattaaaagaagaaaaaaatcacgagTAGTGAAATGTTCATTTAAAATGCATAACTATGTTAATTAAAGACTAAGAAGAAGTTACTCGAAGAAGTGTGATTCGATTCCCCGATCTAATAATAGCTAAAAATTAAGTGTACGCCGTAGAGCAGCGCAAGTGCCACCGGTTTCGTTTTTTCGCGATGGAAGGACTGAGACTATGCCTGCCTGCCGCGTGTTTATCATTGGGATTTCACTGCCGATATTCCTAATATTAAttcagcgagagagaaagagaaagaatgTTAGACGATGAAAGGCTGATTATACGCGCGAaagaaggaatgctgcgagaGGACCGTGCTGGCTAATAAAAAATCTAGTTTTAAACGTAGCTGCAAATGATAAACAACAGAAAACATCAACAAGTGGAAAAGACGTTATAGCGTACTAAAAAGCCTATATTACAATTACTATAGAACTTGATTATAGCAAAATaagaattattaataatgtaagagagagaaagcgagatcGACGGGGGACATAGAATGCGTATATTGGGAGTCAAAGGGGGTATGAAAGGGGTTAAATTGTAATTGTTAatgagaaaagagagagagagagaaagataagaCAAGCTGGGTTTGAATTCGCTTCAAAAGTGTGTGAATGCACTGAACCGTTTTACGTTCACCATGCCTGCCAAACTGTCTGTTTGTCTGCCAGTTGCCACTACTTTactaataaatatatacataatagaGATGTCATAATCGTAAACGAAATAGCGACGTGAACCGAGCGCAAGGcaaaaaaatacgaaattttcaaagtctcGCGTCATGGCACATTACGGATATACATTCTATATAGTTCAACACAATCAAGCGAAAACATAATTCACATGCAAAAACGGCACGATATTATCATTCTCATTAAAATCAGCCCTTATCTGCTGTGATGGTATCTGATAGACGTCGGATACTAAATAATAGTTGAAATCttacaaatattatatattttcgaaaaaatacgtagctatacaaaatttcaaatactGATCTCGTATTCTTAGAAGTCTGTTATTCCAAAAAATTGCATATAATATCTGACAAATATCGAACGGTTAGAGTACATTCACGACAGTCGTTAAGGGTCTAAAAGTAatagtaaataattaaaaaagaaaatgaaaaacgtCGATCTCATTTGTAAATACATATAGTTCATTAGAAGTCGATAGTACTCGCAGGTAGTTGCAGCTGGGAATCTTCGTCTTATTTAACTGGCACACACCACTCACACTGAAAAAATAGTggtttttttcctttttgtcTCGCATGCTGTATGTCACGGTATAAAAACAGAAACTAGAAAGATTGTATTAACGGCTGCCCTACGCTTTCGTTTCAAACGCCGTAGAGATAGTTGAatgagcgaaaaaaaatcttgtGTTACGTAGAATTAACACGAAACATCCCGAAGTTTTACGTCGTCCATGCTTATTAGTcagaagaattttttttacatttacgaAGAACGTtaagttattttaaataattaatctatAATCACTgatctttaattttaatttcgatTACAACAGACAAATAATTGGACGTATAAGAGAAGTACATTGATTTTTGTAACGGAGAAACAAGTATCTCGATTATGTCTGAGACACGTGTCATAAAAAAGTACTGTGTGCAATTAGCGAGTAAATGCAAACGCAACGAATGAGGATGAAAAGGAAGGAGTGAATGAGTTTTTTGATGCGAATGTTCGGCCTAATCCTCATGTTGTGTCTCAAAGAGTACTTTTTATATTAATGTGCCGATGTCCTTATTCTCGTGTCACTCCTGTATACCTATTTCCCTTTTGCGCATTGATTCTCCCCAATCCTTCCATAATTCACGACGAACCACAAAAATCCGCTTTTCCTCCCGTGATTCTCGGACTCACTGTTCTCTTTCCATCAAAGACACGATTTTGCTTTGTAAAATATGttcgtaataaaaaaaacaattacaaaatatttactcGAAATTTTCTGACTTTTTATTCACCTGATCCCATCGCctacatatattttaattattattgtttatatggagagtgtataaaaaaagataacTGCCTTCATTTTTCACGATGCAGAGAATAACTtataaaaacaacaacaaagaGCTCGAAATCCCGACAAAAGCGTAAATATAGCTTTGATTACGGCGCCAGCTCCACCGCGCAGACTCGTCAGCCATTGGGCGGAGTCAAAATCTCGCACGTTGTGTGGGAGTGGGGGCTGACTACGCCACAGCGgccacacacacgcacatgaCAATCCGTCGCACACACGAGTCGTGcgcgctcctctctctctctctctactccttttttgtttttattgatttcttCGCTTGTTTTGTTTAGCTTGCCGCTAGCGCAGGCAGTATTGTACTTACTTTACTTTAGACTCCCTCATGATTTCCGCGTCGAACGATTTTTCGCGAGTTCGCTGAAGAGCCTGCACGATGACGATGGACACGGTGATAAAGTTGGAGCAGCCCGAGGACATATCCGACTTGAAGCCCAAAGCGCCGAGGTAAATATATGTAATGCATCGAGTGAATTCCATCGCATGAGCCCTGGCCTTCCTCAAGCGTGAGAAAATCACGCCTGTTCTGCGGGGAACTGTTGCTCCGATCGATAAACGCGCTGCAGTCTGCTTACGtgtgtgtttttcttttgtgtGCAGCACTTTTCTCGTTGTTTGACATTGCTCgattgttcaatttttattgatgGATTCACGCGTGCTTCGTATCGAGCTTCTGCTATAATGCTTCATTGTCTTCCTTTGATGGGGGTTGAAAGTCGCGTGATATCGTCGGGTTTGCGTTGAACGGTTTTTCGGAGCGTCGATTAAATGAATATTACGCATTGTTTCTTAGGTTATATTTCACCTGTTGCTTACATAAATACCTGACTCCCGTTTGTTaattgtaaaattgaaaaaaaaaagacctTGGATGAAGCTCATTTGACGATGTTCATTTTTTACAGCAATGAGAAGGACTTGAGAGACCACTTGACGGACAATGGAGGCTTGTACGATTTGattgttaaacaaatgatcCAACAAGGGCACGAAGGAGAATTGTGCAGCTGGTTGAAAGAATCAAACTTGATCAGGTCAAACATGAACTGTCCCACAGAAGGCTGCAATGGCAAGAGCCTGCAGTGGTCTCCGGCTAGATCCATTGATAAATACAGTTGGGTCTGTTTTGACTGCAAGAAACGGCAAAATCTTAGGGATAGTtccttttttttgcaaattaaatGTGACTTGAAAATATGCATGCAACTGATAGTAGCCTGGTGTCAATCGATACCAAGCGATGTTGTCATCAACCACTTGAGTAAGTCTTTTGAATTTCTATTTAACTTTTGATTATGCCTACTAATATTACATTGCTGACAAGtttcttaaaatttatttacagaTGTGAAGCCTCATGTAGTTAAGAGAGCCTATGAAAAATTAGGAAAGGTTACGGAGACCTATGTTATTAAACATGCTAAAGACTGGGTACTTGGAGGAggtgaaaaaatattaatagtTGATGAATTTCCTGGAGGATATATGGCAGAAACTGTAAGTACCCCAGTACCAAAGAAACGCAATAACAACTGTCGTACAATTCTATGTATTGCTGAATGTCACAATCTTCCACCAAGAATGTGGATGCACATAATAAATGCTAACCCAGAGGTGAATTTGAATtcatgtaaaataaataatcatatttTTTCGTTACAACATAAATCACATAACTATTTGTGTTTAGCCaccaaaaaatgcaaaaaatcaAACAACAACTAGATGCGGTATGGTCGAAGAGGCATTGAATGAGATTCGGGCTCACGCAGTACCTGGAAGTTTCTTGATAGCTAATAAACGAGCGCGATGTTGTAACTATGAAGCACTGAAAGAATTGCAAGAGTATACAGTTTTATGTATTGAAGATTTGCAGACCTATGATACTCCTGGAAAGAATGAACTTCTTGCTAATCTTGGTTAGTGAactgattttcaaaattatattaaaagttgtaaatgtaatatcactaattcttttttataatttt
Coding sequences within it:
- the LOC100116973 gene encoding protein yippee-like 1, with the protein product MVKTFQAYLPSCHRTYSCIHCRAHLANHDELISKSFQGSQGRAYLFNSVVNVGCGPAEERVLLTGLHAVADIYCECCKTTLGWKYEHAFESSQKYKEGKFIIELAHMIKENGWE
- the LOC100680094 gene encoding uncharacterized protein LOC100680094 isoform X1, which encodes MTMDTVIKLEQPEDISDLKPKAPSNEKDLRDHLTDNGGLYDLIVKQMIQQGHEGELCSWLKESNLIRSNMNCPTEGCNGKSLQWSPARSIDKYSWVCFDCKKRQNLRDSSFFLQIKCDLKICMQLIVAWCQSIPSDVVINHLNVKPHVVKRAYEKLGKVTETYVIKHAKDWVLGGGEKILIVDEFPGGYMAETVSTPVPKKRNNNCRTILCIAECHNLPPRMWMHIINANPEPPKNAKNQTTTRCGMVEEALNEIRAHAVPGSFLIANKRARCCNYEALKELQEYTVLCIEDLQTYDTPGKNELLANLETIWQTGIGVCEEIQDSTRSNGLSSLYEHLWKQKFATTPSNAFTHIIHHIAECHPLT
- the LOC100680094 gene encoding uncharacterized protein LOC100680094 isoform X2 encodes the protein MIQQGHEGELCSWLKESNLIRSNMNCPTEGCNGKSLQWSPARSIDKYSWVCFDCKKRQNLRDSSFFLQIKCDLKICMQLIVAWCQSIPSDVVINHLNVKPHVVKRAYEKLGKVTETYVIKHAKDWVLGGGEKILIVDEFPGGYMAETVSTPVPKKRNNNCRTILCIAECHNLPPRMWMHIINANPEPPKNAKNQTTTRCGMVEEALNEIRAHAVPGSFLIANKRARCCNYEALKELQEYTVLCIEDLQTYDTPGKNELLANLETIWQTGIGVCEEIQDSTRSNGLSSLYEHLWKQKFATTPSNAFTHIIHHIAECHPLT